A single Anatilimnocola floriformis DNA region contains:
- a CDS encoding RNA polymerase sigma factor has product MSVASPSRKAVSDTAVQPATRPARSLEDAFALHQSELLGTLYYLVGNLEDARDALQEAFLKCWKHQDQVAGVQNLKAWIFRIALNTGRDLRETAWRRKRQGLPEDETSLAGNEQRPDEIVEHDERLQRLRGALGQLRDEEKEVFLLRQNGELTYEEIAETLAIPSGTVKTRMRLALTRLREVLGEG; this is encoded by the coding sequence ATGAGTGTGGCATCCCCCTCCCGCAAAGCAGTCAGCGATACCGCGGTCCAGCCGGCTACGCGCCCGGCTCGGTCGTTGGAGGACGCGTTTGCGCTTCACCAGTCCGAATTGCTCGGCACGCTGTACTACCTGGTGGGGAATTTGGAGGATGCCCGCGATGCCTTGCAAGAAGCCTTCCTGAAGTGTTGGAAGCATCAGGACCAGGTCGCCGGGGTTCAAAACCTAAAGGCTTGGATTTTTCGAATTGCTCTGAACACAGGTCGCGACCTGCGGGAGACCGCGTGGCGACGGAAGCGACAAGGCTTGCCCGAGGACGAAACCTCGCTGGCGGGCAACGAACAACGACCGGATGAAATTGTGGAACACGACGAGCGATTGCAACGGCTGCGCGGTGCGCTGGGGCAATTGCGCGACGAAGAAAAGGAAGTCTTTCTGCTGCGGCAGAACGGCGAATTGACCTACGAAGAAATCGCCGAGACCTTGGCGATTCCCTCGGGGACGGTGAAGACGCGGATGCGGCTGGCACTGACGCGGCTGCGCGAAGTATTGGGAGAGGGATAG
- a CDS encoding Calx-beta domain-containing protein, protein MKFADRRSSSSRHRLPVAVAERERRQKLARRKLLLESLENRSLLATLALQVNLYADNGGVPGALIANDTVTAGQDFWVEIKAQDTSAVPSGLIDLSLDIGFSAANFEEIDNPFDPVNSPTIITADFPIFRDGTLDNTAGTIDELSGAALPNNGNGKEIGVAGFERFALLKFNAESAVVNSPLNITIGTGSAAFADGSSLDSATIEQQTITVTDGIQASITEDVTQAEGNAGTTNYSFTVTLDAAAATDVVIPWTFAHGETTDADFDAGLTKAGKVTIPAGQLSAVIPAFAVLGDLTVERDETFTVTLGTPETAGVGLSVENVGTGTITNDDSAIIVITGPASTAEGNAGNTPVEFTVTLSAPVDVPVSVNYQTKDDTATVAGNDYTPTSGTITFNAGSTSAIKIPVNILGDTNIEGDESFVVQIDGLVAGAPARNVTIETNSALATIDDDDTSAITITSVSIEEGNAGTKNLKFSIGLTNPVPGEVSLQVDTQDGTATAGSDYTATSKTITFTANSVGPIDFEVPINGDNTVELDEVFNVLLSNLNSGPFTVTLPAGPITGTITNDDSATITLAPVSQNEGDAGTSNMVFTATLSNPVDVNVTVVFDTADGTATVANNDYTATNNQIITFTAGGPLTQTISVPIVGDTTVEPDESFTAALSNVQAAGRNVTAGNPVVGTILDDDNDLPAASIGDVAILEGNAGETLLVFTITLDKSNPLADVVLEVSTQDVTALAGVDYTAFTNQVVTIAKDTTSQTVTVKLNGDTLVEKDETFKLSITKIDGNAIIRDGEAIGTITNDDTALASIDSVTQVEGNAGTTNFDFTVTIDHPAAFDVVIPWSFSHIDTNDADFGAALTKTGKVTIPAGSTSAKITPSFPVNGDTTLEKNETFSVTLGTPEQTEVTLAQSKVGTGTITNDDQVTVSINNVTDTEPANGNTKNFDFTVTLSAAAEVDVVVPWTFTNVTTVDADFGAGLTKSGKVTIPAGATSAQITGVFPVAGDLLTETNETFSVTLGTPETTGAVLNDASKVGTGTVLDASTAVVASIANKTLAEGNSGNTAFDFTVTLDKASPVDVVIPWTFANGTTANTDFSGLATTGKVTIAAGATTGKISFNVIGDTVLEGDETFTVTLGTPETPNASVNGNAKTATGTISNDDSVIVSINNVTDTEPTNGNTKNFDFTVTLSAAADIDVVVPWTFTNITTVDADFGAGLTKSGKVTIPAGSTSAKIAGAFPVAGDLLAENNETFTVTLGTPETSGAVLANAEKIGTGTIIDQAAAVVASITDKAQAEGNSGTTAFDFTVTLDKASPVDVVIPWTFANGTTANTDFSGLATTGKVTILAGATTGKISFNVVGDTVLEANENFTVTLGTPETANASVNANAKTGTGTINNDDQVTVTINSVNDVEPANGNTKNFDFTVTLSAAADIDVVVPWTFTNVTSSDADFGAGLTKSGKVTIPAGATSAKITGAFPVAGDLISETPETFTVTLAAPETTGAVLAAANTVGTGTINDVTTVVASIDSKTLNEGNSGTTNFDFTVTLDKVSSVDVVIPWTFTNVTTNDADFGAGLTKSGKVTIPAGQLSAKITPSFPVNGDTTLEANETFTVTLGTPETATAIVNDNAKVGTGTITNDDAVVVSITDKVQQTEGNSGTKNFDFTVSIDKAAGVDVVVPYTFANVTTSDADFSNLTKTGKVTIPAGQTSVKISPTFAVVGDTAFEADETFTVTLSTPETAGATLSATAKVGTGTIQNDDTITASINAVTKAEGNSGTTNFDFEVSIDQVSSVDVVIPWTFTNVTTADSDFAASLTKSGKVTIPAGQTKATIPSFLVNGDTLVELDETFTVTLGTPETAGVVLSSTAKIGTGTVQNDDTATASIKAVTQAEGNSGNTNFEFTVTIDKAAAVDVTIPWTFANVTTKDNDFSGTLTKSGNVTIPAGSTSVKIPAFLVLGDTTVEADETFTVTLGTPDRSSVVLSATEKIATGTVTNDDSATISIGNATVIEPSSGTKTITLPITMTQPADVDVTVTYTFTNGSTTDPDFGTLTKTGTVVIPAGKTSPDTPLSFNVASDAIDEPNETFTVTLSNPTFTGGGARNVTIPAASSVGTGTITEDPGTATLSGFAYVDGNNNGVKDAGEVGIPGVTITLTGTPTGGSAITLTAMSADDGSYSFTNLLSGTYAITETQPTTMFDGTDVVGTQGGTLANDKISAITLDAAEAGTGNNFGELGLLPQFVTKRLFLASTPAFAQTLRVINGRAAELAGNQTLADSIFNATVPSVVSAGNNANAAAAAANNNAAAAEFVADDSSSAGEDVAPLAATNTSAAGEAIEDDSPVVATQQQAAAANTSTSTAKTSTSKTSAAKSTTTKSTTSTSSAVKSTIASTLSKRTSTLQSLRSSSATPSTGATADAMQLAALDEVLSREKKWR, encoded by the coding sequence CAGCAAACGATCACGGTTACCGATGGCATTCAGGCCAGCATCACCGAAGATGTGACGCAAGCCGAAGGGAACGCGGGGACAACGAACTACAGCTTCACCGTCACGCTCGACGCCGCAGCCGCCACCGATGTTGTCATTCCCTGGACCTTTGCCCACGGCGAAACTACCGACGCCGATTTTGATGCGGGGCTGACGAAGGCTGGCAAAGTTACCATCCCTGCCGGGCAACTCTCGGCAGTGATTCCGGCGTTTGCCGTGCTGGGTGATCTGACGGTCGAACGCGATGAAACCTTCACGGTCACGCTCGGCACGCCAGAAACTGCCGGCGTGGGACTGTCGGTCGAGAACGTCGGCACGGGCACGATCACCAACGACGACTCGGCGATCATCGTCATCACGGGCCCAGCTTCGACGGCGGAAGGGAACGCCGGCAACACGCCGGTGGAGTTCACCGTCACGCTCTCGGCGCCGGTCGATGTGCCGGTGTCGGTCAACTATCAAACCAAAGACGACACGGCGACGGTGGCGGGCAACGACTATACCCCGACCTCTGGCACGATCACGTTCAACGCGGGCAGCACGAGCGCCATCAAGATTCCGGTCAATATTCTTGGCGACACTAACATCGAAGGGGACGAGTCTTTCGTCGTGCAGATCGATGGCTTGGTTGCCGGTGCACCTGCGCGCAACGTGACGATCGAAACAAACAGCGCTCTCGCCACCATCGACGATGACGATACATCGGCCATCACGATCACGTCGGTCTCGATCGAAGAAGGCAACGCCGGCACCAAGAATCTGAAGTTCAGCATCGGTCTGACGAATCCGGTACCCGGCGAAGTTTCGCTGCAAGTCGACACGCAGGATGGCACGGCCACGGCGGGGAGCGACTACACGGCGACCAGCAAGACGATTACCTTCACCGCCAACAGCGTCGGCCCGATCGATTTCGAAGTGCCAATCAACGGCGACAATACCGTTGAACTCGATGAAGTCTTCAACGTCCTCCTCAGCAATTTGAATTCGGGGCCGTTCACCGTCACGCTTCCGGCCGGTCCCATCACCGGAACGATCACCAACGACGATTCGGCGACGATCACGCTCGCGCCGGTCTCGCAAAACGAAGGTGACGCCGGCACTTCGAACATGGTCTTCACGGCGACGCTGAGCAATCCGGTCGATGTGAACGTGACGGTCGTCTTCGATACAGCTGATGGCACCGCGACGGTGGCCAACAACGATTACACGGCGACCAACAATCAAATTATCACCTTCACCGCCGGTGGGCCGCTGACGCAGACCATCAGCGTGCCGATTGTTGGCGATACAACGGTCGAGCCCGATGAATCGTTCACGGCTGCGCTGAGTAACGTGCAAGCCGCTGGCCGCAATGTGACGGCGGGAAATCCCGTCGTCGGCACGATTCTCGATGACGACAACGACCTGCCAGCGGCGAGCATCGGCGACGTCGCGATTCTCGAAGGGAACGCTGGCGAAACGCTGCTGGTCTTTACGATCACGCTCGACAAGTCCAATCCGCTGGCCGACGTAGTACTCGAAGTTTCGACGCAAGACGTCACTGCGCTCGCAGGTGTTGATTACACGGCGTTCACGAACCAGGTGGTGACGATTGCTAAGGACACGACGTCGCAGACCGTTACCGTGAAGCTCAACGGCGACACGCTCGTCGAGAAAGACGAGACCTTCAAGCTCTCGATCACCAAGATCGATGGCAACGCGATCATTCGCGATGGCGAAGCCATTGGCACGATCACCAACGACGACACTGCGCTGGCCAGCATCGATTCGGTCACGCAGGTCGAAGGGAACGCTGGCACGACGAACTTCGATTTCACAGTGACGATCGATCACCCGGCTGCATTCGACGTGGTCATTCCCTGGTCGTTCAGCCATATCGATACGAACGACGCTGATTTTGGCGCGGCGTTAACAAAGACCGGCAAGGTCACGATTCCTGCCGGCTCGACTTCTGCCAAGATCACTCCCAGCTTTCCAGTGAATGGCGACACCACGCTCGAGAAGAACGAAACGTTCTCGGTAACCCTCGGCACGCCCGAGCAAACCGAAGTCACACTCGCCCAGAGCAAGGTCGGCACCGGCACGATCACCAACGACGACCAGGTGACGGTCAGCATCAACAATGTCACCGATACCGAACCGGCCAACGGCAATACGAAGAACTTCGATTTCACGGTCACGCTGAGTGCTGCCGCCGAGGTCGATGTCGTCGTGCCGTGGACCTTCACCAATGTCACGACCGTCGATGCGGATTTCGGCGCCGGGCTGACGAAGAGCGGCAAGGTCACAATTCCAGCCGGTGCGACGTCGGCACAAATTACCGGCGTCTTTCCGGTCGCCGGCGATTTGTTGACCGAAACCAACGAGACCTTCTCGGTGACGCTCGGCACGCCGGAGACGACTGGCGCGGTGTTGAATGACGCCTCGAAGGTTGGCACGGGCACCGTTCTCGATGCCAGCACTGCGGTAGTCGCGAGCATCGCCAACAAAACGCTGGCCGAAGGCAACTCGGGAAACACCGCGTTCGACTTCACCGTTACGCTCGACAAGGCTTCGCCCGTCGATGTGGTCATTCCATGGACCTTCGCCAACGGCACGACGGCAAATACCGATTTCAGCGGCCTGGCGACCACCGGCAAAGTGACGATCGCAGCCGGCGCGACCACCGGCAAGATCAGCTTCAATGTCATCGGCGATACGGTGCTCGAAGGGGATGAGACCTTCACTGTCACGCTCGGCACGCCCGAAACTCCCAACGCCAGTGTGAATGGCAACGCCAAGACAGCCACGGGGACGATCAGCAACGACGATTCTGTAATTGTCAGCATCAATAACGTCACCGACACCGAGCCGACGAACGGCAATACGAAGAACTTTGATTTCACCGTCACGCTCAGTGCAGCCGCTGATATCGATGTCGTCGTGCCGTGGACGTTCACTAACATCACCACGGTGGATGCGGACTTCGGCGCTGGCTTGACGAAGAGCGGCAAGGTTACGATTCCAGCCGGTTCGACATCGGCGAAGATCGCCGGCGCGTTTCCAGTGGCTGGCGACTTGCTTGCTGAAAACAACGAGACGTTCACGGTCACGCTCGGCACGCCGGAAACATCCGGCGCGGTGTTGGCTAACGCGGAAAAGATCGGCACGGGAACGATCATCGATCAAGCGGCTGCGGTCGTTGCGAGTATCACAGACAAAGCGCAAGCCGAAGGAAATTCTGGCACGACGGCGTTCGACTTCACCGTCACGCTCGACAAGGCTTCCCCCGTCGACGTTGTCATTCCGTGGACTTTTGCCAACGGCACGACGGCAAATACCGATTTCAGCGGCTTGGCGACCACCGGCAAGGTGACGATTCTCGCCGGCGCGACCACTGGCAAAATCAGCTTCAATGTCGTGGGCGACACGGTGCTCGAAGCGAACGAGAACTTCACCGTCACGCTCGGCACGCCCGAAACAGCCAATGCCAGCGTGAATGCGAATGCGAAGACGGGCACCGGCACGATCAACAACGACGACCAGGTGACCGTCACGATTAACAGTGTGAATGACGTCGAGCCAGCCAACGGCAACACGAAGAACTTTGATTTCACCGTCACGCTGAGCGCTGCCGCTGATATCGATGTCGTCGTGCCGTGGACGTTCACGAACGTCACTTCCAGCGATGCCGACTTCGGCGCAGGGCTGACAAAGAGCGGCAAGGTCACGATTCCAGCCGGTGCGACTTCGGCCAAGATCACCGGCGCGTTTCCGGTCGCGGGGGATTTGATCAGCGAAACGCCGGAGACGTTTACGGTCACGCTCGCAGCGCCGGAAACAACGGGTGCAGTGCTCGCCGCCGCCAACACTGTCGGCACGGGCACCATCAACGATGTGACCACGGTCGTCGCAAGCATCGACAGCAAGACGCTGAACGAAGGTAATAGCGGCACGACCAATTTCGATTTCACCGTCACGCTCGATAAGGTTTCGTCAGTCGACGTGGTCATTCCGTGGACCTTCACCAACGTCACGACCAACGACGCCGACTTTGGCGCTGGGCTGACGAAGAGCGGTAAGGTCACCATTCCTGCTGGCCAACTCTCGGCCAAGATCACGCCCTCTTTCCCGGTCAATGGCGACACTACGCTTGAAGCGAACGAGACATTCACGGTCACGCTCGGCACGCCGGAGACAGCAACTGCGATTGTCAACGACAATGCAAAGGTGGGCACGGGGACGATCACCAACGACGACGCGGTAGTCGTGAGCATCACTGACAAGGTGCAGCAAACCGAAGGGAACAGCGGCACGAAGAATTTTGACTTCACTGTTTCGATCGACAAAGCTGCCGGCGTCGATGTGGTGGTGCCCTACACATTCGCTAACGTCACGACCAGCGATGCTGATTTTTCAAACTTGACGAAAACTGGCAAGGTGACGATTCCCGCAGGCCAGACCTCGGTGAAGATCTCGCCAACGTTTGCCGTGGTCGGCGACACCGCCTTTGAAGCCGACGAAACGTTCACCGTCACGCTCAGTACGCCCGAGACTGCTGGTGCGACACTGAGTGCCACCGCCAAGGTCGGCACCGGCACGATTCAGAATGATGACACGATCACGGCGAGCATCAACGCCGTGACGAAAGCCGAAGGAAATAGTGGCACGACGAACTTCGATTTCGAAGTATCGATCGATCAGGTTTCCTCTGTCGATGTTGTCATTCCCTGGACCTTCACCAACGTCACTACGGCTGATAGCGACTTCGCCGCCAGCCTGACGAAGAGCGGCAAGGTCACAATCCCCGCCGGTCAAACCAAGGCCACCATTCCCTCATTCCTCGTCAACGGCGACACACTGGTCGAGCTTGACGAAACCTTCACGGTGACGCTCGGCACGCCGGAAACGGCGGGAGTGGTCCTCTCCTCCACCGCCAAGATCGGCACCGGCACCGTGCAGAACGACGACACGGCGACGGCCAGCATCAAGGCGGTCACGCAAGCCGAAGGGAATAGCGGCAATACGAACTTCGAGTTCACGGTCACCATCGACAAAGCGGCTGCGGTCGACGTCACCATTCCTTGGACCTTTGCCAACGTCACCACAAAGGACAACGACTTCAGCGGCACGTTGACCAAGTCCGGCAACGTGACGATTCCCGCCGGTTCGACATCGGTCAAGATTCCCGCCTTCCTTGTGCTCGGCGATACCACGGTCGAAGCCGATGAGACGTTCACCGTGACGCTCGGCACGCCCGATCGCAGCAGCGTGGTGCTGTCGGCAACGGAAAAAATCGCGACGGGAACCGTGACCAACGATGACTCGGCGACGATCAGCATTGGCAACGCGACGGTGATCGAGCCGTCGTCGGGAACCAAGACGATCACGCTGCCGATCACGATGACGCAGCCTGCCGATGTCGATGTGACGGTGACCTATACCTTCACTAACGGCTCGACGACCGATCCCGACTTTGGCACACTCACGAAGACCGGCACGGTCGTCATTCCCGCCGGCAAGACCTCTCCCGATACGCCGCTCAGCTTCAATGTCGCTTCTGACGCGATCGATGAACCAAATGAAACGTTCACCGTTACGCTCAGCAACCCGACCTTCACTGGCGGTGGTGCGCGGAACGTGACGATTCCCGCCGCCAGCTCAGTTGGCACGGGCACAATCACCGAAGATCCAGGCACGGCTACGCTCAGCGGCTTCGCTTATGTCGATGGCAACAACAACGGTGTGAAGGATGCCGGCGAAGTGGGCATCCCGGGCGTGACGATCACCCTCACGGGCACACCGACCGGCGGCAGCGCGATCACGCTCACCGCGATGTCGGCTGACGACGGCAGTTACTCGTTCACGAACTTACTCAGCGGGACTTATGCGATCACCGAGACGCAGCCGACGACGATGTTCGACGGCACCGACGTCGTCGGCACTCAAGGCGGCACGCTGGCGAACGACAAAATCAGCGCCATCACTCTCGACGCTGCCGAGGCCGGCACGGGCAACAACTTTGGCGAGCTCGGCTTGCTGCCGCAGTTCGTCACCAAGCGGTTGTTCCTCGCTTCCACACCAGCCTTCGCGCAAACGCTGCGAGTGATCAACGGCCGGGCCGCCGAACTCGCGGGCAACCAAACTCTGGCCGATTCGATCTTCAATGCCACAGTGCCGTCGGTGGTGTCGGCCGGCAACAACGCCAATGCTGCCGCAGCCGCTGCGAACAACAACGCCGCCGCGGCGGAATTCGTCGCCGATGATTCTTCTTCGGCAGGCGAAGACGTTGCTCCACTCGCGGCTACGAACACGAGCGCGGCGGGCGAGGCCATCGAAGATGATTCGCCGGTCGTTGCGACTCAGCAACAGGCAGCCGCAGCTAACACCAGCACGAGCACGGCAAAGACATCAACATCGAAAACTTCTGCGGCAAAATCCACCACAACGAAGTCAACAACGTCGACGAGTTCTGCCGTGAAGTCGACGATTGCTTCGACCCTGTCGAAGCGAACCAGCACCTTGCAATCGCTGCGGAGTTCGTCGGCCACGCCAAGCACCGGCGCGACCGCCGACGCGATGCAACTGGCGGCCCTCGATGAAGTGCTGAGCCGCGAGAAGAAGTGGCGGTAA